DNA sequence from the Acidobacteriota bacterium genome:
CCTGCGTCCCGCTCTCCTCGTTGAAGGCGTAGGCCCCGGCGACCCAGTTGGCGCGTTCGCTGGCACCGTGGAGTTGGAACTCCTGTGACCACCACTGGGAGTTGAGGCTTGCGGCGTTGGTGACGAAGACGTGGGGCGAGCCGTCGATGTCCGCGTCTCGCCGCGAGTCGAACTCGCGCCAACTGCTGATCGAGGTCAGGCTCGTGCCACCCGCCATCGCCTTGTTCACCGTCAGCGAGAAGCCGGACTCCTCGTAGAGAGACAGCGCCGGAGTTTCGGTCGAGATGCGATGGACGTCGGCGGGTTCGGAGTAGCCGTAGAACCGGTTCAGCGTCCCCACCGTGCTGTAGGGGGAGACCTCGAACGGCTTGAAGGGGAAGTTCGCGTGTGCGTCGTCGTCCGTGCCGTCGGCCCGGATCGTGAAAGTCAGCGAGTCGGAGGGCAGGAAGGTGAGCGAGCCCCGAAGCGTGACGCCGTCGAAGTTGTCGGCGCCTGCGCCCAGGAAGTCGTTGTAGGTCGGATCCTCGATCTGGGCCGTGGCGCCCGTGAAGCGCCCCCAGACCTTGCCCGATACAGGGCCGGTGAGCGACATGCCGTAGCGCCGCCCTTCAGCCGACTGACTCGAGTCGTACTGGGAAAACGAAGTGAAGAGGCGCCCATGGAACTGTCCCTCCGGCGCGCGTGTGACGACGTTCACCGCGCCGGCAGTCGAGTTCCGTCCCCACAGTGTGCCTTGGGGGCCGCGGAGGATCTCGATTCGCTCCAGGTCGAGGAAGGGGTTCACCGCGGCTTGCGGCCGCGGCATGTAGACGCCGTCCACGTAGTAGCCGACGGTCGGTTCGGTACCGATGCCGAGTGTGCTCGAGCCAATGCCGCGGATGTAGATGGCGACTTCGCCCGTCGTCGGGCTCTGCCCCGAGATCACGACTCCAGGCGAGGCCTCGGCCAGCGCCTGCACGTCGCCGATCGCCTGCTGCTCGAGTTCTTCGCCCGACCGGGTGATGATCGAGATCGGCACGTCCTGCACGGCCTCCTCGACCCGCTGCGCGGTGACGGTGATCTCGTCCGTGACGGTGGATTCCGGATCGTCGGGATCCTGGGCCACCGCGGCGCCGGCAAAGAGTGCCAGTGGGAGGCTGACGGTCAGAAACGGGGCAGAAGTGAAGCGCATCGGCAAGTACCTCTTGAGGCTACGGACGGTCGGACGCGAACGACTCGGGCCCGACGGGAGTCAGTATTCGGCGCAGGCTACAACATAGGCACTACGCGTCGGAGGCCTTTCAGGTTGCCGGTGGTCGGCGTCGATTCCCTGCCGTAGACTCGCTGCGATGTTCGCCGCATCCTCCTTTGACGCGATCGTTGTCGGCGCCGGCCCGGGCGGCTCCGCGGCGGCGGCGATCGCCGCGCGTGGCGGGCTGCGCACGCTGCTGCTCGAGCGGGAGGCCGCACCGGTGTTCAAGATCGGCGAATCGCTGATGCCGGACACCCATGGCGTGTTCGAGAAGATGGGAGCGCTCCGCGCGATGCAGGAGAGCCACTTCGTCGAGAAGCACTCCGTCCAGTTCTTCACCAGGACCGGAAAGGCGTCCATGCCGTTCTACTTCGACAAGGAACGGCCGGGGGACGACAGCGCCCGCACCTGGCAGGTGCGCCGTTCCGAGTTCGATGAGCTCTTGATGGAGACGGCGGCCGGGCAGGGCGCGGAAGTCCATCGCGGCGTCAACGTCCGCGACGTGCTGTTCGAGGACGATCGCGCGGTCGGGGTGCGTGCGGTTGCGGCGAACGACGGCGGGTCCGTGGAACTCAAGAGCCGGGTCGTGATCGACGCCACCGGCCAGAGCGCCCTGCTCGCGAGACGGCTCGACCTCGGCCGGGTCGACTACGGCCTGCGCCATGCCTCGATCTACACCCACTTCCGGGGAGCGATCCGGGACGAGGGGAAGGACGAGGGCGCGACCCTGATCCTGCACACGAAGTCCGGAGAGTGCTGGTTCTGGTACATCCCGCTGGCCGGGGACGTGGTGAGCGTCGGCGTGGTCGGGCCGATGGACACGCTGATCAGGAAGCGCGACGGCAGACCGCACGAGATCTTCTTCGAGGAGGTCAGGAACTGCGCCGAGATCGAGCGGCGCATTGCACCGGCCCATCAGTGCCGGCCGGTGTCCGTGATGAAGGATTTCTCCTACCGCATTGAGAAGATGGCGGGCGACGGCTGGATCGCGATCGGCGACGCGTTCTCGTTCATCGATCCGGTCTACTCGTCGGGAGTCTTCCTGGCGCTCAAGTCGGGGGAGATGGCGGCCGAGACCGCGATCGGGGCGATCGCGGCGGACGACCTCTCGGGCCAACGCCTGGGCGCGTTCCAGCCTCTCCTGATGCGCGGCGTCGAGGCCGTGCGGCAACTGGTCAACGTCTTCTACGACCGGAACTTCAGCGTCGGCGCGTTCCTGCGGCTCTACCCGCAACACCAGAGCAAGGTCACCCGCATTCTGATCGGCGACGTGTTCGAACTGGACTTCACGTCCATGTTCGAGGACATGGCGACCTTCGCCGCCGCCGGCGGCGGCAGGGCGATGAGTGCGCCCGAGGCGGCCACAGCGGCGACTCCGCAGCCGCTCCAGGCCACCTGAGCCGGAAGTCGTCGGGCAGTTTCCATGGCGGCTCGAGCAGCCCGGGTCACGGCCTACGCGGCGCTGCCGGTGCTGTACCTGCTGCACAACGACCTGTGGTTCTGGGACGATCCGGGCCGGTTTCTGGGTTTGCCGGTCGGCTTGACGTACCACATCCTGTTCTCGGCGGCGGTCGTACTCGCGATGTGGGGGCTGGTGCGGGTCGCCTGGCCCGGCGGCGTGCTCGACAAACTGGCCGGGGAGGCTGGTGACGACGAGGTGGGCCGGAGGTGACTCTCACCGTCATCTTCGCGTACCTTGCGGCGGTCCTGCTGATCGGGGTCTGGAGCAACCGGCGGCTGGCCGCGACCGGCGAGGACTTCTTCGTCGCCGGCCGGACGATCGGGCCGTTCGTGCTGCTGATGACCCTGTTCGGCACGCACATGACCTCGTTCGCCCTGCTCGGCGCTTCGGCGGAGTCCTACCGGATCGGCATCGGCGTCTTCTCCCTGATGGCGTCGTCGTCGGCCCTGATGGTGCCGATCGTCTTCTTCTTCGTCGGCACACGGGTCTGGGCCGTGGGGAGGCGTCTCGGACTCCTGACCCAGGTGCAGTTCGTCCGCGCCCGCTGGGGCTCGGACGGCATCGGCCTCCTGCTCTTCGTCGTTCTCGTCCTGCTGCTCCTGCCCTACCTGCTGATCGGCGTGATGGGAGGCGGCGTGGTGCTGGGACAGATCACGGACGGGGCGGCGCCGGCGTGGCTTGGCAGTCTGCTCGTCTCGGGGGTCGTGATCGGCTACGTGACCAGCGGAGGACTTCGCGGCACGGCCTGGGTGAACACGTTCCAGACCGCGATGTTCATGCTGCTCGGGGCGGTGACGGCGGTACTGATCGTCACCAGGCTCGGGGGGGTGGGCCCGGCCCTCGACCGGGTCGCGGAGAGTCGGCCGGAGCTGCTGATCCGGGGCGAGGCGATCCACCCGTTGCGGCTGCTCAGCTACACCCTGATCCCCCTGTCCGTGGGGACCTTTCCGCACATCTTCGCGCACTGGCTGTCGGCCAAGCGAGCGGCGACCTTCAAGGCGCCGGTCGTCCTCTACCCGGTCTGCATCGCCGTGGTGTGGATCCCCAGCGTGCTGCTCGGGCTGTTCGGGAACATCGACTTTCCGGGGCTCGACGGTGCGGCCTCGAACTCGGTCCTGGTCCGGATGATCGCGCTCTACACTCCCGAGCTGCTCGCTGGCCTGCTGGGCGCGGGCGTCTTTGCCGCCATCATGTCGTCGCTCGACTCCCAGTCGCTCTCGCTGGGCACGATGTTCACGCAGGACGTCGTTCGGCACTATCGCTGGGGCGGCGACCTGGACGAGGCGCGCCAGGTGCGGCTGGGCCGGATGTTCGTCGTCGGGGTCGTGGCGACCGTGTTCCTGCTGTCCCTGGTGGCCGAGCGCAGCATCTTCGCGCTCTCTGTGTGGTCGTTCACGGGCTTCGCCTCCCTGCTGCCGGTCGTGGTCGCGGCGCTCTACTGGCGCCGGAGCACGGCGGCGGGCGCGGGCGCGTCGATCCTCACGGTGATCGCGCTCTGGACCTGGTTCTTCGTTCGCGGCATCGGCGATGCGGACTACAGCGTCGGCGGCACCGGCGTCATGCCGGTCGCCGTCGTCTTCGCGGGTTCCACCCTGGCCATGATCGTCGGCTCCCTTTTGAGCAGCCCGCCCACGCCCGAGCGGGTAGCCCGGTTTATCCCGTGAACAGTACGGACCAGCCGCTGCGCATCGCCTATCTGGCCGCCGGCGCCGGCGGCATGCTCTGCGGCAGTTGCATCCACGACAACACCCTGGTCCGCGAACTCCAGCACCGAGGGCACAACGCGCTGTTGCTGCCGATCTACACGCCGCTCCGGACCGACGAGGAGAACGTGAGTTACGGCCGCGTCTTCTATGGCGCGGTGAACATCTATCTGGAGCAGAAGCTGCCGCTTTGGAGCCGGGCGCCCGCGGCGCTCCGCAGGTTGCTGGACAACCCCGGGCTGCTTTCGCGGGTCACCCGGTCGGCGTCGGCGACCGACGCCCACCAGCTCGGTGAACTCGCCCTGTCCATGGTGCGGGGCGAGGAGGGGCGTCAACTGGCGGAGCTCCAGAGCCTGGCGCGATGGCTCGCCGACGAGTTCCGGCCCGACGTCGTCCACCTGACGAACTCGATGCTCGTGGGGATGGTGCACCGGCTTCGTGAGGCGCTTCCGGAGGCGCTGATCGTCTGCGGTCTCCAGGGCGAGGACATCTTCCTCCAGGACCTGGACGAGCCCCACAAGTCCCTGGTGGTCGAGGAGATGCGGAAGCGCGTGCGCGAGGTCGACGTCCTGGTGGCGCCGAACGACTACTACGCGGCGACGATGGCGGAGCTGCTCGAGTTGCCCCCGGCCGACATCGACGTGGCGCGCCTGGGAATCGAGCTCGAGGGACACGGTCACCGCGAGGCGGAGCCTCCGGAGTCGACCCTGGTCATCGGCTACCTGGCGCGGATGTGCCCGGAGAAGGGGTTTCACCTCGCCGCCGAGGCGTTCAAGGCGTTGAGCGACCGGCTGGGGACGGGCAGCGTCCGTTTCCGCGCCGCCGGCTACCTGGGCGGCCGCGACCGCGCGTACTTCGAGGAGCAGCGGCGCCGGATCGCCGACTGGGGGCTCGAGCCGCACTTCGACTGGCTGGGAGAGGTAACCCGCGAGGAGAAGATCGAGCTGCTGTGCAGCCTGCATGCGCTCGTGCTGCCGACGGTCTACCGAGAGGCCAAGGGACTGCCGGCGCTCGAGGCGATGGCGAACGGTGTTCCGGCCGTGCTGCCCGACCACGGCGCGTTTCCGGAGATGCTCGAGCGGACAGGCGGCGGCACGCTGGTGCCCGCCGGCGATCCGTCGGCATTGGCGGACGCCGTCGAACAGTTGGCCGGCGACGCGGAACGCCGGCGCCACCTGGGCCGGTCCGGCATTTCCGGCGTGCGCCGCCACTACGCGGCGGAGCTGATGGCCGCGGAAACGCTCGCCTCCTACCGGCGCGGGCTGTCCCGTCGCGAAAGCGACGCCGGCGGGCCGGCGCTAGCATCGGCCGGTCATGGCTGAGGCCCTCCGCTTCGAGCACGTCACGAAGTCCTACGGCACCGAGGCGGGCGCCGTCGAGGTACTGCGGGGCATCTCGTTCTCTCTCGATACGGGGGAAGCGATGGCGGTCACCGGTCCGTCCGGCAGCGGCAAGAGCACCCTGCTGCATCTTGCCGCGACGCTCGAGACGCCGACCTCGGGCAGCGTCCGGATTGGCGGCGAGGTTGCCCACGATCTGCCGGAACGGGAGTTGGCGGCGTTCAGAAGCCGCCGCGTCGGCCTGGTGTTCCAGGATCACTACCTGCTGCCTCAGTACACGATGCTGCAGAACGTCCTGCTGCCGACGGTGGCCGCCGGGAACGGAGAGAACGACACGGAAGGGCGTGCGCTGGCCCTGCTGGATCGGGTTGGTCTCGGCGCCCGCGTCGATCACCGGCCGGCCCAGTTGTCGGGTGGCGAGCGGCAGCGGGCCGCGATCGTGCGCGCGGTGATCAATGGCCCTAGCTTGCTCCTGTGTGACGAGCCGACCGGCAACCTGGACGGGGAGACGGCGGGTTCGGTAGCCGACCTGCTGCTTGAACTCCACCGCGACGAGGAGAGCGCCCTGATCGTCGTGACCCACAGCCTGGAGCTCGCCGCGAGGTTGCCGCGCCGCGTCGAGCTGCGCGCCGGCCTGATCGAGGAAGTGGCGCCGGAGCGGGCGGCCGGAGGCTGACGCGGTGGCTGTTGCTCGCCCGTCCGGCCCCCTGCCTAGTCTCCGTCACTACTGGCGCTCGAACGTCGCCGTGGTGCTCACCGCGGCGGTCGCGACCTCCGTGCTGACCGGCGCGCTGATGGTCGGCGACTCGGTTCGGGGAAGTCTGCGCCAGCTCACGCTCGAGCGCCTGGGCGGCATCGATCACGCCCTTCTCGGCGCCGGTTTCTTCCGCGAGCAACTGCGGAACGAACTGGCCGGCGACGCCGCCTTCACGGCGCGTTACGGTCCGGTGTCGGCCGCGATCCTGATGCAGGGAAGCGTCGTGGAACCCGAGAGCGGCAGGCGCGCCGCCCGGGTCAACGTCCAGGGGATCGACGACGGGTTCGGCTCCTTCTTCCCTGACGCGACGGAGCAGCTCGACCTGTCCCGGCGCGACGGCCAGCTCTTCGCGTCGCTGGCGGTCAACCGCTCGCTGGCGGAGGCGCTGGCGGTCGAGACCGGCGACTCCGTCGTGCTCTACCTGGAGCGCCCTAGCGAGGCGCCGCGGGCCAGCCTGATGGGGGAGAAGGATCCTGAGGACCAGTTGGAGAGCATGCGGCTGAGCGTGGTCTCCGTGCTCGAGGACGATGGCCCCGGCCGCTTCCAACTGGC
Encoded proteins:
- a CDS encoding tryptophan 7-halogenase, which produces MFAASSFDAIVVGAGPGGSAAAAIAARGGLRTLLLEREAAPVFKIGESLMPDTHGVFEKMGALRAMQESHFVEKHSVQFFTRTGKASMPFYFDKERPGDDSARTWQVRRSEFDELLMETAAGQGAEVHRGVNVRDVLFEDDRAVGVRAVAANDGGSVELKSRVVIDATGQSALLARRLDLGRVDYGLRHASIYTHFRGAIRDEGKDEGATLILHTKSGECWFWYIPLAGDVVSVGVVGPMDTLIRKRDGRPHEIFFEEVRNCAEIERRIAPAHQCRPVSVMKDFSYRIEKMAGDGWIAIGDAFSFIDPVYSSGVFLALKSGEMAAETAIGAIAADDLSGQRLGAFQPLLMRGVEAVRQLVNVFYDRNFSVGAFLRLYPQHQSKVTRILIGDVFELDFTSMFEDMATFAAAGGGRAMSAPEAATAATPQPLQAT
- a CDS encoding sodium:solute symporter family protein, whose translation is MTLTVIFAYLAAVLLIGVWSNRRLAATGEDFFVAGRTIGPFVLLMTLFGTHMTSFALLGASAESYRIGIGVFSLMASSSALMVPIVFFFVGTRVWAVGRRLGLLTQVQFVRARWGSDGIGLLLFVVLVLLLLPYLLIGVMGGGVVLGQITDGAAPAWLGSLLVSGVVIGYVTSGGLRGTAWVNTFQTAMFMLLGAVTAVLIVTRLGGVGPALDRVAESRPELLIRGEAIHPLRLLSYTLIPLSVGTFPHIFAHWLSAKRAATFKAPVVLYPVCIAVVWIPSVLLGLFGNIDFPGLDGAASNSVLVRMIALYTPELLAGLLGAGVFAAIMSSLDSQSLSLGTMFTQDVVRHYRWGGDLDEARQVRLGRMFVVGVVATVFLLSLVAERSIFALSVWSFTGFASLLPVVVAALYWRRSTAAGAGASILTVIALWTWFFVRGIGDADYSVGGTGVMPVAVVFAGSTLAMIVGSLLSSPPTPERVARFIP
- a CDS encoding glycosyltransferase family 4 protein; translation: MNSTDQPLRIAYLAAGAGGMLCGSCIHDNTLVRELQHRGHNALLLPIYTPLRTDEENVSYGRVFYGAVNIYLEQKLPLWSRAPAALRRLLDNPGLLSRVTRSASATDAHQLGELALSMVRGEEGRQLAELQSLARWLADEFRPDVVHLTNSMLVGMVHRLREALPEALIVCGLQGEDIFLQDLDEPHKSLVVEEMRKRVREVDVLVAPNDYYAATMAELLELPPADIDVARLGIELEGHGHREAEPPESTLVIGYLARMCPEKGFHLAAEAFKALSDRLGTGSVRFRAAGYLGGRDRAYFEEQRRRIADWGLEPHFDWLGEVTREEKIELLCSLHALVLPTVYREAKGLPALEAMANGVPAVLPDHGAFPEMLERTGGGTLVPAGDPSALADAVEQLAGDAERRRHLGRSGISGVRRHYAAELMAAETLASYRRGLSRRESDAGGPALASAGHG
- a CDS encoding ABC transporter ATP-binding protein; translated protein: MAEALRFEHVTKSYGTEAGAVEVLRGISFSLDTGEAMAVTGPSGSGKSTLLHLAATLETPTSGSVRIGGEVAHDLPERELAAFRSRRVGLVFQDHYLLPQYTMLQNVLLPTVAAGNGENDTEGRALALLDRVGLGARVDHRPAQLSGGERQRAAIVRAVINGPSLLLCDEPTGNLDGETAGSVADLLLELHRDEESALIVVTHSLELAARLPRRVELRAGLIEEVAPERAAGG